In the Streptosporangiales bacterium genome, TTGGGGTTGAGGCCACTCACTGCCATGCCGTGCAGCACGGTGCACAGGTCGGTGTCGCCGGTCGATGCGTCGCGGGCGTTCACGGATGCCGGGTGCCTGAGAACCCTGATCCCGAGCCAGGCCAGGTAGAGCCCGCCGATGATCGTCAGTGCCGTGAGCGCGATCGGGGTCGAGGCGACCAGGAGGCCCAGCCCTGTCGACACGACTGCGGTCGTCACCACATAGCCGAGCACGATCCCGGTCGCGGCCGGCACGACCTGGCGGCGCAGGCCGGCGGTGATCGCGAAGGCCCAGTCGGGTCCTGGCACCACGATCAGGAGGGCGGTCAGGACCCAGAAGGCGAGGATCGAGCTCACCGGCACGGGGTCGTCCCTTCCGTCGGGATCGGTGCCGCCGCAAGGCTAGGCGCGATCTGCCGGAAGATGGTTTCGACTTCGACCCCGCTGGGGCGCTTGTGTGGAAGCATCGCCCCCATGGACGCGATCGATCGGAAGATTCTTGCTGTACTGCAGCAAGAGGGGCGACTGACGCTCACCGAGCTGGCCGAGCGCGTCCGACTCAGCGTGTCCCCATGCCACCGCCGGCTGCGGGCTCTCGAGCGCGACGGCACCATCATCGGGTACCGCGCCGTGGTCGACCCCGCGGCGCTCGGACTAGGGTTCGAGGCACTCGTCTTCGTGACCATGCGCCAGGAAGACCGCGACACGCTCCTG is a window encoding:
- a CDS encoding LysE family translocator, which produces MPVSSILAFWVLTALLIVVPGPDWAFAITAGLRRQVVPAATGIVLGYVVTTAVVSTGLGLLVASTPIALTALTIIGGLYLAWLGIRVLRHPASVNARDASTGDTDLCTVLHGMAVSGLNPKGLLIFVAVLPQFTDPDAPWPIPLQMATLGMTFTLTCGVVYLCVGAAAQALLGARPSIARNVSRVSGAGMVVLGGALLVQHLTA
- a CDS encoding winged helix-turn-helix transcriptional regulator — its product is MDAIDRKILAVLQQEGRLTLTELAERVRLSVSPCHRRLRALERDGTIIGYRAVVDPAALGLGFEALVFVTMRQEDRDTLLAFEDAVARIPHVLLAQRLFGDPDYLLRIVTADLAGYQELEDDVLAALPGVQRLNSTLVMKRVVTDRPLPT